The genomic DNA CTTCGGCGATGGCCCTGTGGAAGGCCACATCAGCTGCCGAGGCAGTGGCGAAGTCGCTGCGTTTGTCGAGCATCTCCTGCAGGGCCTGGGCCATGTTCGCCAGATCGTGTTCGTCACGTCGGCGCGCGGCGATGGCCGCTGCCTGGGTTTCGATCCACAGGCGCATTTCGAACATCTGCACCAGGTCGGGTTTGCGACCGGTACTGCCGGGGAAGCGGAACACCGTGCCCCCGGGGGTTTTCGAGATATAGGAGCCAAGCCCGCGGCGGGCGATCAGCACGCCATCGGCCTTGAGCTGCGCTACCGCTTCGCGCACTACCGAGCGGCTGACGTTCAGTTGTTCAGCCAGTTGCTGTTCAGTGGGCAGGCGCGCTTCGGCGGCCAGGCGACCGGAATCGATTTCTGCACGGATGGCGCTGACAACCCGTTCGACCAGAGTGTCGGGGCGCTGGAGTTCTAGCATGGAAGCGATTGCCTAGTGGTCAGGTTGTCAGACAATGCCTGTGGCGGGTATGGGATGTCAATCGTTTCGATCAGGTGTGCGTTGCCAGGCATGGCCCTCGCACCGGTGAGCCGTCTCGCGCAGAGAAGCCACCGGTCCGCGGTTGGACGGCCGCGTCAGGCAGACTTTCAGAGCTCGCTGACGAAGGTCCCTGTCCCCTCCAGAATATTGCGCAAGGTCAGTTCGACCTCTTCCAGGTCAGTCCCCGCCGACGTCAGCACGATCTCCAGCGTTTCGTCACCCTTCAACGCATCTCGGTCCCCGGCCGCCACTTCGATCAGCAGGCGCTTTGCGCTCAGGGTCACCTTCAGGCCATCGAGCGTCGACGGTTCATCGTCCAGGGTCAGGTCCACGGTGTCCTCATCCGGGTAGCGGGTGAGCAGGAACATCTGCCCCTTGTCGCTGTGGCAGCACAAGGTCGCCATGTTGTCTTCCTCGTCATCGCAAGGGGTGGCGAACAGCAGGGCGGTGTTGATTTGCATGAAGGCGGCTCGGGTCAATGGAAACGAAAGTGAATTCTGACAGCCTTGGGGGCATCGATAAACGTAAAGTTTCCCCCCCTTGACCGAAATTGTCGCAGCGCTGCAAGCGGTGATGACCGATCAGTCGTTAAGCTTCCGCGAGCCCTGAATATTACCGTCCGGCTTGCCACGGGTTGGCTATCGTTGATCCGTGATCGTCGGACGTACGCGACGCTTCAATTATTACAAAGCCCAAGCGGAGTACCACAGATGGCGTTCTTCACCGCAGCCAGCAAAGCCGACTTCCAGCATCAACTGCAAGCGGCCCTGGCGCAGCACATCAGCGAACAGTCACTGCCACAAGTGGCGCTGTTCGCCGAGCAGTTCTTCGGCATCATTTCCATGGACGAACTCACCCAGCGCAGGCTGTCGGACCTGGCCGGCTGTACCCTTTCCGCCTGGCGCATCATCGAGCGCTTCGACCCCGAGCACCCGCAGGTGCGGGTGTACAACCCCGATTACGAGCGCAATGGCTGGCAGTCGACCCACACCGTGGTCGAGGTGCTGCACCATGACCTGCCGTTTTTGGTGGATTCTGTACGTACCGAGCTCAACCGCCGCGGCTACAGCATTCACACCCTGCAAACCACCGTGCTGAGTGTGCGCCGTGACGCCAAGGGCAATCTGCTCGAACTGCTGCCCAAGGGTACCCAGGGCGAGGGTGTGCGCCATGAATCGCTGATGTACCTGGAGATCGACCGCTGCGCCAATGCTGCCGAATTGACGGTGCTCACCCGTGAAATCGAGCAGGTGCTGGCCGAGGTGCGGGTGGCGGTGGCCGATTTCGAACCGATGAAAGCCAAGCTGCGGGAAGTCATGGCGCAGGTGGAGCAAACCGCATTTGCGCCGGCGCACCATGAAAAGGGTGAGGTCAAGGCGTTCCTCGAGTGGCTGCTGGACAACCACTTCACCTTCCTCGGTTATGAAGAGTTCACCGTGCAGGCCGACAGCGCCGGCGGCCAGATGGTCTACGACGAGCAGTCGTTCCTGGGCTTGCCGCGCCGCCTGCGTGTGGGCCTGACGCCTGAAGAGCTGCGTATCGAAGACTACGCCGTGGCTTACCTGGCAGAACCGCTGCTGTTGTCGTTCGCCAAGGCTGCACTGCCCAGCCGGGTCCACCGCCCGGCCTACCCGGATTACGTCTCGATCCGCCAGCTGGACGCCGATGGCAAGGTGCTCAAGGAGCACCGTTTCATGGGCCTTTACACCTCGTCGGTGTACGGCGAGAGCGTGCATGCCATTCCTTATATCCGGGTCAAGGTCGCCGAGGTCGAGCGCCGCTCCGGCTTCGACGCCAAGGCACACCTGGGCAAGGAACTGGCCCAGGTACTCGAAGTGCTGCCACGCGACGACCTGTTCCAGACTCCGATCGACGAGCTGTTCAGCACGGTGATGTCGATCGTGCAGATCCAGGAGCGCAACAAGATCCGTGTGTTCCTGCGCAAGGACCCGTACGGGCGCTTCTGCTATTGCCTGGCCTACGTGCCACGGGAAATCTATTCCACCGAAGTGCGGCAGAAGATCCAGCAGGTGCTGATGGAGCGCCTGAAGGCCAGCGACTGCGAGTTCTGGACGTTCTTCTCCGAATCGGTGCTGGCCCGCGTGCAGCTGATTTTGCGCGTCGATCCGAAGAACCGTATCGCCATCGACCCGCAGCAACTGGAAAACGAAGTGATCCAGGCCTGTCGCTCGTGGCATGACGACTACGCCGCGCTGGTGGTGGAGAACTTCGGTGAAGCCCAGGGCACCAACATTCTCGCCGATTTCCCCAAAGGTTTCCCGGCCGGCTACCGTGAGCGCTTTGCCGCCCATTCGGCGGTGGTCGACCTGCAACATGTGCTAGCCCTGTCCGAAAGCAAGCCGCTGGCGATGAGCTTCTACCAGCCGCTGACGCGCCTGGGCGAACGCTTGCTGCACTGCAAGCTGTACCACGCCGACACGCCATTGGCGTTGTCGGACGTGCTGCCGATCCTGGAAAATCTTGGCCTGCGCGTGCTGGGCGAGTTCCCCTATCGCTTGCGCCACGCCAGTGGTCGTGAATACTGGATCCACGATTTCGCCTTCACCTACAGCGAAGGCTTGAGCCTGGACATCCAGCAACTCAACGACGTGCTCCAGGACGCGTTCATCCATATCGTCCAGGGCGATGCCGAGAATGACGCGTTCAACCGCCTGGTGCTCACTGCCGGCCTGCCATGGCGCGACGTGGCGCTGCTGCGCGCCTATGCCCGCTACCTCAAGCAGATCCGCCTGGGCTTCGACCTTGGCTACATCGCCAGCACCCTGAACAACCACACCGACATCGCCCGTGAGCTGACCCGGTTGTTCAAGACCCGCTTCTACCTGGCGCGCAAGCTCACTGCCGATGACCTGGACGACAAGCAGCAACGTCTGGAACAAGCCATCCTCAGCGCCCTGGACGATGTCCAGGTGCTCAACGAGGACCGCATCCTGCGCCGCTATCTGGACCTGATCAAGGCCACCCTACGCACCAACTTCTACCAGCCTGATGCTAACGGCCAGAGCAAGTCGTACTTCAGCTTCAAGTTCAACCCCAAGCTGATCCCCGAGCTGCCCAAGCCGGTACCCAAGTTCGAGATCTTCGTCTATTCGCCTCGGGTCGAGGGTGTGCACCTGCGCTTCGGCAATGTTGCGCGCGGTGGCCTGCGCTGGTCGGACCGTGAAGAGGACTTCCGTACCGAGGTGCTTGGGCTGGTCAAAGCCCAGCAAGTGAAGAACTCGGTAATCGTGCCGGTCGGTGCCAAAGGCGGCTTCCTGCCGCGGCGTTTGCCGCTGGGCGGCACGCGTGACGAAATCGCCGCCGAAGGCGTGGCCTGCTACCGCATTTTCATCTCGGGCCTGCTCGACATCACCGACAACCTCAAGGACGGCGGCGTGGTGCCACCGGCCAACGTGGTGCGTCACGATGACGATGACCCGTACCTGGTGGTGGCGGCCGACAAGGGCACCGCGACCTTCTCCGACATCGCCAACGGCATCGCCATCGATTACGGCTTCTGGCTGGGCGATGCCTTCGCCTCGGGTGGCTCTGCCGGCTACGACCACAAGAAGATGGGCATTACCGCCCGTGGTGCCTGGGTGGGCGTGCAGCGCCACTTCCGCGAGCGCGGCATCAATGTGCAGCAGGACCCGATCACCGTCATCGGCGTCGGTGACATGGCCGGTGACGTGTTCGGCAACGGCCTGCTGATGTCCGACAAGCTGCAGCTGGTAGCGGCGTTCAACCATCTGCACATCTTCATCGACCCGAACCCGGACCCGGCCAGCAGCTTCGCCGAGCGCCAGCGGCTGTTCGACTTGCCGCGTTCGGCCTGGAGCGATTACGACACCAGCATCATGTCCGAAGGCGGCGGGATCTTCCCGCGCAGTGCCAAGAGCATCGCCATCACTGCGCAAATGAAGGAACGCTTCGCCATCGAGGCCGACCGGCTGACGCCGACCGAGCTGCTGCATGCATTGCTCAAGGCGCCGGTAGACCTGCTGTGGAATGGGGGCATCGGTACCTACGTCAAGGCCAGCAGCGAAAGCCACGCCGATGTCGGCGACAAGGCCAATGACGCGCTGCGGGTCAACGGCAACGAACTGCGCTGCAAGGTGGTGGGCGAGGGCGGCAACCTCGGCATGACCCAGCTTGGCCGTGTCGAGTTCGGCCTGAACGGTGGTGCCACCAATACCGACTTCATCGACAACGCTGGTGGCGTGGACTGCTCCGACCACGAGGTCAACATCAAGATCCTGCTCAACGAAGTGGTGCAGGGTGGCGACATGACCGAGAAGCAGCGCAACCAGTTGCTTGGCAGCATGACCGATGAAGTGGGCGGGCTGGTGCTGGGCAACAACTACAAGCAGACCCAGGCGCTTTCGTTGGCGGCGCGTCGCGCCCGCGAGCGGATCGCCGAGTACAAGCGCCTGATGGCCGACCTCGAGAGCCGTGGCAAGCTGGACCGTGCCATCGAGTTCTTGCCGACCGAAGAGCAATTGGCCGAGCGCCTGGCGGCAGGCCAGGGCCTGACTCGTGCCGAGCTGTCCGTGTTGATTTCCTACAGCAAGATCGACCTCAAAGAGCAGTTGCTCAAGTCGCTGGTGCCTGACGACGACTACCTGACCCGCGACATGGAAACCGCTTTCCCGCCGTCGCTGGTCAGCAAGTTTGCCGAAGCCATGCGTCGCCATCGCCTCAAGCGCGAGATCGTCAGCACCCAGATCGCCAACGACCTGGTCAACAACATGGGCATCACCTTCGTCCAGCGGCTCAAAGAGTCGACCGGCATGAGCCCGGCCAACGTGGCCGGGGCCTATGTGATCGTGCGTGACATCTTCCATCTGCCGCACTGGTTCCGCCAGATAGAGGCGTTGGACTACCAGGTACCGGCAGAAATCCAGCTGGCCCTGATGGACGAACTGATGCGCTTGGGCCGCCGTGCGACCCGTTGGTTCCTGCGCAGCCGGCGCAACGAGCAGGACGCCGGGCGCGATACTGCCCACTTCGGGCCGAAAATCGCCCAGCTGGGGCTCAAACTCGACGAACTGCTGGAGGGCCCGACCCGCGAACGCTGGATGGTCCGTTACCAGAGCTTCGTCGATGCCGGCGTACCGGAGTTGCTCGCACGCATGGTGGCAGGTACCAGCCACCTGTACACGTTGTTGCCGATCATCGAAGCGGCGGACGTGACCGGGCATGAGCCGGCCCAGGTTGCCAAGGCGTTCTTCGCCGTGGGCAGTGCGCTGGACTTGACCTGGTACTTGCAGGAAATCAGCAACCTGCCGGTCGAGAACAACTGGCAGGCCCTGGCCCGTGAGGCGTTCCGCGACGATATCGACCTGCAGCAACGGGCCATCACCATCTCGGTGCTGCAGATGGTTGATGCCCCGCAAGACATGGATGCCCGTGTGGCGCTGTGGGCCGAGCAGCATCGGGTCATGGTCGAGCGCTGGCGCGCCATGCTCGACGACCTGCGCAATGCGACTGGTACCGACTATGCGATGTATGCGGTGGCCAACCGCGAGCTGGTCGACCTGGCGATGAGCGGGCAGGCGGTGGCAGTGCCGTCCTGATCGGTCAACTGAAATGAAAAAGCCCCGGCAGTGATGTCGGGGCTTTTTTCATACTGGCGTGCCGTCCTGACGGATGATCGGCCCCCAGGTAGGAGCGGCCTTGTGTCGCGAAAGGGTCGCGTAGCGGCCCCGGCAATATCAGCCTGATGCATGAATTGTGGGGGGCGCTGCGCACCCCTTTCGCGACACAAGGCCGCTCCTACAGGGCCGCGTGTTATTTGAATCGCCGCTCCACGCCTTTTTCCACCAGGATCTTCGCCGAAATCTCCTCCACCGAAAAATGCGTGGAGTTGATGTTGGGAATGTTCTCCCGCCGGAACAGGCTCTCGACCTCACGTACCTCGAACTCGCACTGGGCAAAGCTCGAATACCGGCTGTTGGGCTTGCGCTCGTGGCGGATGGCGGTCAGGCGGTCGGGGTCGATGGTCAGGCCGAACAGCTTGTTGTGATGCTTCTTGAGCACCGCCGGCAGCTGCAGGCGCTCCATGTCGTCTTCGGTTAGCGGGTAGTTGGCCGCGCGAATGCCGAACTGCATCGCCATGTACAGGCAGGTTGGGGTCTTGCCGCAACGCGACACGCCGACCAGGATCAGGTCGGCCTTGTCGTAGTAATGGGTGCGGGCGCCGTCGTCGTTATCGAGCGCGAAATTCACCGCCTCGATGCGCTCCATATAGTTGGAATTACCGCCAATCGAGTGCGATTTACCTACGGAATACGACGAATGGGCAGTCAATTCCTGCTCGAGCGGGGATAAAAACGTCGAAAAAATGTCGATCATGAAACCGTTCGACGTCGCCAGGATCTCACGAATGTCCTGATTGACGATGGTGTCGAAGATGATCGGGCGCATGCCGTCGCGCTCGGCGGCGGCATTGATTTGCTGCACCATCGTGCGTGCCTTGTCCGGCGTGTCGATGTACGGACGCGTAAATTTGTTGAACGGAATGCTATCGAATTGCGCGAGCAGGCTTTGGCCCAGGGTTTCGGCAGTGATGCCGGTGCCATCGGAGATGAAGAACGCGGTTCGTTTCATTTGCGATCTGGGCCTTAAGCTGATGACGTTTCTTGGATATGATAAGTTCGGTTTGCCGAATGCGGCTGTCGGCATTCTCACTTATTTTCCAGGTACAGGCCACAAGCGTCCGGCCCAGTCAAAAGGCAGGCGGGCGCCCTTGAGCTTTTCCAATACAGTTAGTGGAGAGATCACCTTGGTAGAGTACGTAGTTTCCCTCGATAAGCTCGGCGTCCATGATGTGGAGCATGTGGGGGGCAAGAACGCATCCCTGGGCGAGATGATCAGTAACCTTGCCGGTGCCGGCGTGTCGGTGCCGGGCGGCTTTGCCACTACGGCTCAGGCGTACCGTGATTTTCTCGAGCAAAGCGGGCTGAACGACCGCATTCACGCCGCGCTCGACGCGCTGGATGTCGATGACATCAATGCCCTGACCAAGACCGGCGCGCAGATTCGCCAGTGGGTCATGGAGGCCGAGTTCCCGGCTCGACTGGATTCGGAAATCCGTACGGCCTTTGCCGAGATGGCCGCTGGCAACGACAACATGGCCGTCGCCGTGCGTTCCTCGGCCACCGCCGAAGACCTGCCGGATGCCTCTTTTGCCGGCCAGCAGGAAACCTTCCTCAACATCCGTGGCGTCGATAACGTGATCCGCGCGGCCAAGGAAGTGTTCGCCTCGCTGTTCAACGACCGCGCCATCGCCTACCGCGTGCACCAGGGCTTCGACC from Pseudomonas putida includes the following:
- the ppsR gene encoding pyruvate, water dikinase regulatory protein codes for the protein MKRTAFFISDGTGITAETLGQSLLAQFDSIPFNKFTRPYIDTPDKARTMVQQINAAAERDGMRPIIFDTIVNQDIREILATSNGFMIDIFSTFLSPLEQELTAHSSYSVGKSHSIGGNSNYMERIEAVNFALDNDDGARTHYYDKADLILVGVSRCGKTPTCLYMAMQFGIRAANYPLTEDDMERLQLPAVLKKHHNKLFGLTIDPDRLTAIRHERKPNSRYSSFAQCEFEVREVESLFRRENIPNINSTHFSVEEISAKILVEKGVERRFK
- a CDS encoding NAD-glutamate dehydrogenase, producing MAFFTAASKADFQHQLQAALAQHISEQSLPQVALFAEQFFGIISMDELTQRRLSDLAGCTLSAWRIIERFDPEHPQVRVYNPDYERNGWQSTHTVVEVLHHDLPFLVDSVRTELNRRGYSIHTLQTTVLSVRRDAKGNLLELLPKGTQGEGVRHESLMYLEIDRCANAAELTVLTREIEQVLAEVRVAVADFEPMKAKLREVMAQVEQTAFAPAHHEKGEVKAFLEWLLDNHFTFLGYEEFTVQADSAGGQMVYDEQSFLGLPRRLRVGLTPEELRIEDYAVAYLAEPLLLSFAKAALPSRVHRPAYPDYVSIRQLDADGKVLKEHRFMGLYTSSVYGESVHAIPYIRVKVAEVERRSGFDAKAHLGKELAQVLEVLPRDDLFQTPIDELFSTVMSIVQIQERNKIRVFLRKDPYGRFCYCLAYVPREIYSTEVRQKIQQVLMERLKASDCEFWTFFSESVLARVQLILRVDPKNRIAIDPQQLENEVIQACRSWHDDYAALVVENFGEAQGTNILADFPKGFPAGYRERFAAHSAVVDLQHVLALSESKPLAMSFYQPLTRLGERLLHCKLYHADTPLALSDVLPILENLGLRVLGEFPYRLRHASGREYWIHDFAFTYSEGLSLDIQQLNDVLQDAFIHIVQGDAENDAFNRLVLTAGLPWRDVALLRAYARYLKQIRLGFDLGYIASTLNNHTDIARELTRLFKTRFYLARKLTADDLDDKQQRLEQAILSALDDVQVLNEDRILRRYLDLIKATLRTNFYQPDANGQSKSYFSFKFNPKLIPELPKPVPKFEIFVYSPRVEGVHLRFGNVARGGLRWSDREEDFRTEVLGLVKAQQVKNSVIVPVGAKGGFLPRRLPLGGTRDEIAAEGVACYRIFISGLLDITDNLKDGGVVPPANVVRHDDDDPYLVVAADKGTATFSDIANGIAIDYGFWLGDAFASGGSAGYDHKKMGITARGAWVGVQRHFRERGINVQQDPITVIGVGDMAGDVFGNGLLMSDKLQLVAAFNHLHIFIDPNPDPASSFAERQRLFDLPRSAWSDYDTSIMSEGGGIFPRSAKSIAITAQMKERFAIEADRLTPTELLHALLKAPVDLLWNGGIGTYVKASSESHADVGDKANDALRVNGNELRCKVVGEGGNLGMTQLGRVEFGLNGGATNTDFIDNAGGVDCSDHEVNIKILLNEVVQGGDMTEKQRNQLLGSMTDEVGGLVLGNNYKQTQALSLAARRARERIAEYKRLMADLESRGKLDRAIEFLPTEEQLAERLAAGQGLTRAELSVLISYSKIDLKEQLLKSLVPDDDYLTRDMETAFPPSLVSKFAEAMRRHRLKREIVSTQIANDLVNNMGITFVQRLKESTGMSPANVAGAYVIVRDIFHLPHWFRQIEALDYQVPAEIQLALMDELMRLGRRATRWFLRSRRNEQDAGRDTAHFGPKIAQLGLKLDELLEGPTRERWMVRYQSFVDAGVPELLARMVAGTSHLYTLLPIIEAADVTGHEPAQVAKAFFAVGSALDLTWYLQEISNLPVENNWQALAREAFRDDIDLQQRAITISVLQMVDAPQDMDARVALWAEQHRVMVERWRAMLDDLRNATGTDYAMYAVANRELVDLAMSGQAVAVPS
- a CDS encoding FadR/GntR family transcriptional regulator: MLELQRPDTLVERVVSAIRAEIDSGRLAAEARLPTEQQLAEQLNVSRSVVREAVAQLKADGVLIARRGLGSYISKTPGGTVFRFPGSTGRKPDLVQMFEMRLWIETQAAAIAARRRDEHDLANMAQALQEMLDKRSDFATASAADVAFHRAIAEASKNDYFVAFHDFLGGQLANARRTAWENSAAHSVGGSAEANREHQALYQAIADGDRQRAAACAEAHLRASAKRLKIELPALD